The following proteins are encoded in a genomic region of Hirundo rustica isolate bHirRus1 chromosome 3, bHirRus1.pri.v3, whole genome shotgun sequence:
- the SIX2 gene encoding homeobox protein SIX2, translating to MSMLPTFGFTQEQVACVCEVLQQGGNIERLGRFLWSLPACEHLHKNESVLKAKAVVAFHRGNFRELYKILESHQFSAHNHPKLQQLWLKAHYIEAEKLRGRPLGAVGKYRVRRKFPLPRSIWDGEETSYCFKEKSRSVLREWYAHNPYPSPREKRELAEATGLTTTQVSNWFKNRRQRDRAAEAKERENNENSNSNSHNPLSASMNGNKTVLGSSEDEKTPSGTPDHTSSSPALLLSSNPGLQPLHGLGHPQGPSAIPVPSADPMHHHSLQDSILNPMSSNLVDLGS from the exons ATGTCGATGCTCCCGACTTTTGGCTTCACCCAAGAGCAAGTGGCCTGCGTCTGCGAGGTGCTCCAGCAAGGCGGCAACATCGAGCGGCTGGGGCGGTTCCTCTGGTCCCTCCCTGCCTGCGAGCACCTCCACAAGAACGAGAGCGTCCTGAAGGCCAAGGCGGTGGTGGCCTTCCACCGGGGCAACTTCCGCGAGCTCTACAAGATCCTGGAGAGCCACCAGTTCTCGGCGCACAACCACcccaagctgcagcagctctggctgaaggCGCACTACATCGAGGCCGAGAAGCTGCGGGGGCGACCCCTAGGGGCGGTGGGCAAGTACCGGGTGCGCCGCAAGTTCCCGCTGCCCCGCTCCATCTGGGACGGCGAGGAGACCAGCTACTGCTTCAAGGAGAAGAGCCGCAGCGTTCTCCGGGAGTGGTACGCCCACAACCCCTACCCGTCCCCCCGCGAGAAGCGGGAGCTGGCCGAGGCCACCGGCCTCACCACCACCCAGGTCAGCAACTGGTTCAAGAACCGCCGGCAGCGGGACCGAGCAGCCGAGGCCAAGGAAAG GGAAAACAACGAGAATTCCAACTCCAACAGCCACAACCCGCTCTCGGCGTCAATGAACGGGAATAAGACAGTTTTGGGGAGCTCAGAGGACGAGAAGACTCCGTCAGGGACCCCGGATCACACCTCCTCCAGCCCCGcgctgctgctcagctccaaccctgggctgcagcccctgcacgGCCTGGGCCACCCCCAGGGCCCCAGCGCCATCCCCGTGCCCAGCGCCGACCCCATGCACCACCACAGCTTGCAGGACTCCATTCTCAACCCCATGTCATCTAACTTGGTCGATCTGGGCTCTTAA